A region of the Meles meles chromosome 18, mMelMel3.1 paternal haplotype, whole genome shotgun sequence genome:
aGGCCCCTGGGACGGGCCACCCACAGGTAAGAGGACTGCACTGCCCAGGAGAGGGTCAGTACCGGCGGCCCGCTCCCCGCGCCCGGCGCCAGGATAGGTGGGGGTTCCCTTGCGCTGGGAGgggggactgggggcaggggtgcgggcaaggcaaaagaaaaagaaaggggcagGCGCGAGGTCTCAGTTATGGAAAAACGCATTGAGCTCCTCGTACATGGGGCCCCGGTCGTGGTGAAGGTGCATATCGTAAGACAAGAGATTCTCCGAGTGGACGCCCCCGCGCACAGCAGACGAGCCGAAGACCAGCCCGTGGCCCGTGGGCCGCGAGCCGGGCAGCGCCGAGTAGTGCATAGAATAATGGTAGCTCTTCTCGTGGTCGGGCGACGAGTCCTGCTTGAGTGAGAAGTTGCCATTGAGACAGAGCGGGGGGCTGAGCGGGCCCTCGTACTCGGAGCTGTTGTAGTCCGGGctcgcgccgccgccgcccgccgccgcatACAGCGTCTCGTAGGCGGCGCAGTAGCCGTGGGTCCGCAGGGCGTGCGCCGCTCCgccgcccaggccgcccgccgcCTGGCACTGTGCGCCCGCCAGGCGCGAGCACGGGTACGGGTAGGGGTGCATGGCGAACGGGCCACCGGAGCCGTGGAAACGGCCCGTGCCGTCGGCGCCCTGCTCCGTGAGGAAGTTGCGCGAGTTGAGCTGCAGGCAGCCGGCCACCAGGTTGGTGGTGGGCTGCGACAGACCCTTGCACAGCGTCTGCACGTAGGACACCAGGTCGGGCCGCTTGCCGGAGCGCAGGATCTCCGAGAGCGCCCAGATGTAGTTCTTGGCCAGGCGCAAGGTCTCGATCTTGGACAGCTTCTGCGTCTTGGAGTAGCAGGGCACCA
Encoded here:
- the NEUROD2 gene encoding neurogenic differentiation factor 2, producing MLTRLFSEPGLLSDVPKFASWGDGDDDEPRSDKGDAPPPPPPPPPPGPGAPGPARAAKPVPLRADEVPEAALAEVKEEGELGGEEEEEEEEEEGLDEAEGERPKKRGPKKRKMTKARLERSKLRRQKANARERNRMHDLNAALDNLRKVVPCYSKTQKLSKIETLRLAKNYIWALSEILRSGKRPDLVSYVQTLCKGLSQPTTNLVAGCLQLNSRNFLTEQGADGTGRFHGSGGPFAMHPYPYPCSRLAGAQCQAAGGLGGGAAHALRTHGYCAAYETLYAAAGGGGASPDYNSSEYEGPLSPPLCLNGNFSLKQDSSPDHEKSYHYSMHYSALPGSRPTGHGLVFGSSAVRGGVHSENLLSYDMHLHHDRGPMYEELNAFFHN